One Danio aesculapii chromosome 13, fDanAes4.1, whole genome shotgun sequence DNA window includes the following coding sequences:
- the tacc2 gene encoding mucin-2 isoform X11 — MRDITGCCTKMEGHLPSKGMQSSFKDQKDAALTCQMTECASLPPRMVFESLRHPVKEASFNFKGFLSISKAELPSQAEPEVVQRNTVLDVIAEEETSVKNETSAPQEEGKQEENWKQEPKVEQEEIKTKKDCTETTSQELGETTVKPEENVNVNSGGFEESVKVTNETPDASKSNRVKFSALLTADETTGVTEAKDVVNDTRKEIEAIKEEEEYKEALNTTQISHNESASTEKNNVLLQDVSEQEGHNCSSAVVLAQADNAVSERVEQITSEKLLKAKENQIEETDGIKGFGLPEAGDIETKLPNNSKNLVNDSQEKQSKYTCEEESQVKTSSLPQTTVPDTDSTCTHQDKNFNTKQPNETSEMPLLSKVDSYADVEPCQTKSQFSDEMMKSDGMDAGNEAVTSLTAVEITVPAQRDLSSTTTQSANSVARDVSVIVLKAPGPMLSHCESISDCDIAVADTGEHCSVKRVCESDPEIVKNIADKTNLQPDANEDMLRKQNADHPPYTVGTSAQETAASSGSLLLTTDTPEQGGGSLLMSKEPDTVGNTKMKENEAFNGTVELKIVREDKRKAHVNSKLEDNSCKAPTSGITDDEVINKDTSEGFRQVKREENNNECAKETQEKASSKQEASISQEDGNEQKNMEQDRWKEQEEMAFREQKDSKEKTNTFEVSCADKILDSQTTLITQKTPNDDVICDSLLMPLEDKLGTQMSEEPIQHVSADNAKIKTDLSEGFRQGMSEEKNKECVQENKNSITEKGSKDCTNNSLKQDETVVKENTDQTQRENLTSMNLFKLPEENRINETISKGNLHSSSVPDPGVTFKGIMKKTVDHRRPPTEKSLPVIDQTLSKDLVALSQSDLAFPQSQELQQQQMFMSAPEAVLSVDKSCALKNAETSNHADADASEKQEKVTVYCSAEAQSSPDSTSESAELVGGHHRDFDVYSICPQNEEHSIQTKEPRAGKSHVCGESTLSEIQTQPAPNLPVNAVSASETSEFKRVTKTTKVKDSAISASQGGVNKHAEFSNSQVSADEYGNVWKETLATKKGAELPVNNSSGHSVSPGVSHYEEGLKTDEHCFGFVTPGDTGNTEIKPDSVSEVAQMSAAEPSQLQQEEELVFQPSDQQCLTATSIFSATVLEESIKEEKETSVDQASKDAVEPNTPNSTPKSETAAWRMEQLNKHLSEQSPDSTQNTEEQHTQCSEKQLMQLQHAVTCSSTENQIGTMKAEDTFSNDRQEPQGIQEETSKPMNETAEKCHMEISNGTGPNLSEYVVKESISKENQSKVEAHSLSAPEETIVCNVDQPIEVATDGILIEMDQAVSLLCPETASSVVNDLQDSIQPPFIVNQQSIQQPFTTLHETATDSLESSSEQHPDIADSSLENAKEIQKDDSEASEDKVNMVSEAADDGLLGSGLGAVQVSQVKDSSDSQGLSADFVPERSNKVNSSEVSDWLRVLKEAASMSQIIPEQKDKTTCGSTENRPFESFGSPQAELEFRTPTGEFLPPAPEESFPPGPEESFPPAPEDTFPLACEDSFPPAPEDSFPPPPEESFPPVPEEIFPPAPEESFPLLTEQPDEASDCRSPVLEAAEWCEPVPSPPSLPPLHSIAPALPAHLLQDTLEFPTPPPTPPDRAPAEPQTFPPAPDPSDLPQISPDIPLPPPVQQLQHSEPSARSSDSDGAFETPESTTPVKSLSPPVPPAEHPYTSSETLSPKHTASTSDVPASEGEDPSLHRSPSRSDSTAFDEDKPIAASGTYNLDYLISNDPFPESNFGSGSTRAPLTRSQSLQSGELESPGNKSPGISDKPIHPRTESFSIGTESAPGTLRRVKKPRPGSLKKKPLSRQNSNPERSSPKTVSSSSTPEQKKRGKPRPESPLQTQERPSSSPSPSPSPAGTLRRNRIKSQVESSPPLAEEITTTSISAQPLLELPDPVPEASTVPDEESPIPPSGSYKWDPDNFEDINPFSTGGSKIANSPVLGRKADFTSVPDTSAALEQPQAPSPPKAQPPNVEEQPIPNRQPVRLEFDYSEDSGEAPRSTPPPKNLGKKPGAKMPIRKPKLGIKKAPPPQMEQLDNAPLPALSVDNDDIPIPKASYNFDPSKWEDPNFNPFSSNTGIPNSPGLSKGSYSFESDSFDDSISPFKSSSKIGNSPPKGASFDQTSNDNENDNDHIVELGDHNQNKPAKTKKKPLKSNTFRVKKSPKRTQIPDPPAQCCPVCSPLSPTTSHTHHHLQEHSPDADPDPSQDHATDEEKLASSTNQKWTRHDVEVELTSGPQDFPQPTDFTAFVNENSLPAQSDVTDYEIEYMEKIGSSAPPPSGKKPSLYLKLDSVTESTKSTSNMNDSEPNSPCTGSFEEMEAQISQGKSPVLPPRGTRDPMASDKSRKRDSQSQSRTQSNERDGASPIQGPMDPSDLPLLDRLSDSPAPLSYLEPDLAETNPTAFAQKLQSRLKKPSPRRWNINGSHMDKTAVKSTQTDRKLCRRTSRIPQV, encoded by the exons ATGAGGGATATCACTGGATGTTGTACTAAAATGGAAGGGCATTTGCCTTCAAAAGGTATGCAAAGCTCTTTTAAGGACCAAAAGGATGCAGCATTGACATGTCAAATGACTGAGTGTGCCTCTCTGCCCCCACGCATGGTATTTGAAAGTCTGCGTCATCCAGTAAAAGAGGCTAGCTTCAACTTTAAAGGTTTTCTCAGCATCAGCAAAGCAGAACTCCCTTCTCAGGCAGAACCAGAGGTTGTTCAGAGAAATACTGTGCTTGATGTTATAGCAGAGGAGGAAACCAGTGTGAAAAACGAAACATCTGCCCCTCAGGAAGAAGGTAAACAGGAAGAAAATTGGAAACAAGAACCAAAAGTGGAACAAGAGGAAATAAAGACTAAAAAGGACTGCACAGAAACAACATCTCAGGAGCTGGGTGAGACTACTGTAAAACCTGAagaaaatgttaatgtaaattCAGGTGGATTTGAAGAAAGTGTAAAAGTGACAAATGAAACTCCTGATGCCAGCAAGAGTAATCGTGTTAAATTTTCAGCACTGTTAACTGCAGATGAGACCACCGGTGTTACAGAAGCAAAAGATGTGGTTAATGACACTCGAAAGGAAATTGAAGCAATTAAAGAGGAGGAAGAATATAAAGAAGCTTTGAATACAACTCAAATCAGTCACAATGAGTCAGCGTCCACTGAAAAGAATAATGTTTTACTACAGGATGTTTCAGAACAAGAGGGTCATAATTGCAGCTCTGCTGTAGTTCTTGCGCAGGCTGATAATGCTGTCTCTGAAAGAGTTGAACAGATAACTTCAGAAAAGCTACTTAAAGCTAAGGAAAACCAAATTGAAGAGACAGATGGAATAAAGGGATTTGGATTACCTGAAGCAGGTGACATAGAAACCAAACTTCCCAATAATTCAAAGAATCTTGTGAATGACAGtcaagaaaaacagtcaaaatacaCATGTGAAGAGGAGTCACAGGTAAAAACCAGCTCATTGCCTCAAACCACAGTCCCTGACACAGACAGCACTTGCACTCATCAAGACAAGAATTTTAACACCAAACAGCCTAATGAAACCTCAGAGATGCCACTTTTGTCAAAAGTAGATTCGTATGCAGATGTTGAGCCATGTCAGACTAAATCACAGTTCAGTGATGAAATGATGAAAAGTGATGGAATGGATGCTGGGAATGAAGCTGTCACCTCTCTTACTGCAGTGGAGATTACAGTACCAGCACAAAGGGATCTTTCCTCAACTACCACACAAAGCGCTAACAGTGTTGCCAGGGATGTGTCTGTCATTGTACTAAAGGCTCCAGGCCCAATGCTGAGTCACTGTGAGTCTATTAGTGATTGTGATATTGCTGTAGCAGACACTGGAGAGCATTGCAGTGTGAAACGTGTTTGTGAGTCTGACCCAGAGATTGTAAAGAATATTGCAGACAAAACTAATCTACAACCAGATGCTAATGAAGACATGTTAAGGAAACAAAATGCTGATCATCCGCCATACACTGTTGGTACCTCTGCACAGGAAACTGCAGCATCATCTGGATCCCTTCTTCTCACAACTGACACACCAGAACAGGGAGGTGGTTCTTTGCTAATGTCAAAGGAACCAGATACTGTTGGAAATACTAAGATGAAAGAGAATGAAGCATTCAATGGCACTGTGGAATTGAAGATTGTTAGAGAAGATAAGAGAAAAGCACATGTAAATTCTAAACTTGAGGACAATTCATGCAAAGCACCTACAAGTGGTATAACAGATGATGAAGTTATTAATAAAGACACATCAGAAGGTTTTAGGCAAGTGAAGAGAGAGGAGAACAACAATGAGTGTGCAAAAGAAACTCAAGAAAAAGCCAGTTCAAAACAAGAAGCAAGTATCTCTCAGGAAGATGGAAATGAACAGAAAAACATGGAGCAGGACAGATGGAAGGAACAAGAAGAAATGGCTTTTAGAGAGCAGAAGGACAGCAAAGAGAAAACAAATACTTTTGAAGTATCCTGTGCTGATAAGATACTTGATTCTCAAACTACACTGATAACACAAAAAACTCCTAATGATGACGTCATATGTGATTCTCTCCTGATGCCCTTAGAGGACAAACTTGGTACACAGATGTCTGAAGAACCTATTCAACATGTGTCTGCAgacaatgcaaaaataaaaacagatttatctGAAGGATTCAGGCAGGGGAtgagtgaagaaaaaaacaaggAATGTGTGCAAGAAAACAAGAATTCCATCACAGAAAAGGGCAGCAAAGACTGCACAAATAATTCTCTAAAACAAGATGAGACTGTTGTAAAAGAAAATACGGATCAAACTCAACGAGAGAACCTGACATCAATGAATCTCTTCAAGCTACCAGAAGAAAATCGAATAAATGAAACCATTTCAAAGGGAAATTTGCATTCCAGTTCTGTGCCTGATCCTGGTGTAACCTTCAAAGGCATCATGAAAAAGACTGTGGATCATAGAAGGCCACCAACTGAAAAATCTCTTCCGGTCATTGATCAGACGCTATCTAAAGATTTGGTGGCCTTGAGCCAGTCAGATTTGGCATTTCCACAGTCCCAAGAGCTCCAGCAGCAACAAATGTTTATGAGTGCCCCAGAAGCAGTGTTAAGTGTGGATAAAAGCTGTGCATTAAAAAATGCTGAGACCAGTAATCATGCAGATGCTGATGCAAGTGAAAAGCAGGAGAAAGTGACAGTGTATTGTAGTGCAGAGGCTCAAAGTTCCCCTGACAGCACATCAGAGAGTGCTGAACTAGTGGGGGGCCATCACAGAGATTTTGATGTTTACAGTATTTGTCCACAGAATGAAGAACACAGTATACAAACAAAAGAACCAAGGGCTGGGAAATCTCATGTTTGTGGTGAGAGCACTTTAAGTGAAATCCAAACACAGCCAGCTCCTAACTTGCCTGTGAATGCAGTGTCAGCATCTGAAACTTCCGAATTCAAAAGGGTAACAAAGACTACCAAGGTGAAAGACTCTGCCATCTCAGCATCACAGGGAGGTGTAAATAAACATGCAGAATTTAGCAATTCACAGGTCAGTGCGGATGAGTATGGAAATGTGTGGAAGGAAACCCTTGCCACTAAAAAAGGAGCAGAACTTCCTGTAAATAACTCAAGTGGGCACTCAGTGAGTCCCGGCGTCTCACACTATGAAGAAGGACTTAAAACAGATGAGCATTGTTTTGGCTTTGTTACTCCTGGAGACACTGGAAACACTGAGATTAAACCTGATTCAGTGAGTGAAGTTGCACAGATGTCTGCTGCAGAACCTTCCCAACTTCAACAAGAGGAAGAGTTAGTTTTTCAGCCTTCTGATCAACAGTGCCTCACCGCCACATCAATTTTTTCTGCCACTGTTCTCGAGGAAAGTATTaaagaagaaaaagagacaaGTGTGGACCAGGCCTCTAAAGATGCAGTAGAACCCAATACTCCTAATTCGACTCCCAAATCCGAGACAGCTGCTTGGAGGATGGAGCAGCTTAATAAGCATTTGTCAGAGCAATCCCCAGACAGTACCCAAAACACAGAGGAACAGCATACACAGTGTTCTGAAAAGCAGCTCATGCAGTTACAACATGCTGTAACTTGTTCAAGCACTGAAAACCAAATTGGTACTATGAAAGCAGAAGACACCTTTTCAAATGACAGACAAGAGCCACAAGGAATTCAAGAAGAGACAAGTAAACCAATGAATGAGACTGCTGAAAAATGTCACATGGAAATCTCCAATGGGACTGGACCTAATTTGTCAGAGTATGTAGTGAAAGAAAGCATATCCAAGGAAAACCAAAGCAAGGTAGAGGCGCACTCTTTATCTGCCCCTGAGGAAACAATAGTCTGTAATGTAGACCAGCCAATAGAAGTAGCCACTGATGGGATTTTGATTGAAATGGATCAGGCTGTGTCATTGTTATGCCCTGAGACTGCTTCCAGTGTAGTCAATGACCTCCAGGATTCCATTCAGCCCCCTTTCATAGTCAATCAACAGTCAATTCAGCAGCCCTTTACAACTTTACATGAAACCGCTACAGATTCACTTGAAAGTAGCAGTGAGCAACACCCTGACATAGCAGATAGCTCTCTtgaaaatgcaaaagaaataCAGAAAGATGACAGTGAAGCTAGTGAAGATAAAGTCAACATGGTGTCAGAAGCTGCAGATGATGGGTTGCTGGGTTCAGGCCTGGGAGCAGTGCAGGTATCGCAGGTTAAAGACAGTTCAGACAGCCAAGGCTTAAGTGCAGACTTTGTGCCCGAGAGGTCAAATAAAGTCAACTCTTCTGAAGTGTCTGATTGGCTCAGAGTTCTGAAGGAGGCAGCCTCCATGTCTCAGATCATTCCAGAGCAGAAAGACAAGACTACCTGTGGATCTACAGAGAACAG aCCATTTGAGAGCTTCGGTTCGCCTCAGGCAGAGCTAGAATTCCGAACCCCAACAGGGGAGTTTTTACCCCCTGCCCCTGAGGAGAGTTTCCCCCCTGGTCCTGAGGAGAGTTTCCCCCCTGCTCCTGAGGATACGTTCCCCCTTGCTTGTGAGGACAGTTTTCCCCCTGCTCCAGAGGACAGCTTTCCTCCTCCACCTGAGGAGAGCTTTCCACCTGTACCTGAGGAGATTTTTCCCCCTGCACCTGAGGAGAGTTTTCCCCTTTTAACTGAGCAACCAGATGAAGCATCAGACTGCAG GTCTCCTGTGTTAGAAGCTGCAGAGTGGTGTGAGCCTGTTCCCTCTCCTCCATCACTCCCACCACTGCACAGCATTGCTCCTGCCCTCCCTGCCCACCTGCTCCAGGACACGCTAGAGTTCCCTACACCGCCCCCTACCCCTCCGGACAGGGCTCCCGCTGAGCCTCAGACCTTTCCTCCTGCTCCTGATCCTTCCGATCTACCCCAGATTTCCCCTGACATCCCTTTGCCTCCTCCAGTCCAACAGCTCCAGCACTCTGAGCCTTCAGCAAG GAGCTCAGACTCAGACGGAGCTTTCGAAACCCCAGAGTCCACCACTCCTGTGAAGTCCTTGTCCCCACCAGTGCCCCCAGCAGAGCACCCCTACACCAGCTCGGAGACATTGTCCCCTAAACACACAG CTTCTACTTCTGACGTCCCTGCCAGTGAAGGTGAAGACCCATCACTGCATAGATCACCCAGTCGCTCTGATTCGACAGCCTTTGATGAGGACAAACCAATAGCTGCTAGTGGCACATACAACCTAGATTACTTAATCTCTAATGACCCTTTCCCAGAATCAAATTTTGGTTCAGGATCAACCCGAGCACCTCTTACCCGCTCTCAAAGCCTACAGTCTGGTGAGTTAGAGAGCCCAGGAAACAAATCCCCAGGAATCTCAGACAAACCCATTCATCCACGGACAGAGTCCTTCAGCATAGGAACAGAGAGTGCACCGGGAACCCTTCGTAGAGTGAAGAAGCCCCGTCCAGGTTCCCTGAAGAAGAAGCCTCTCTCCAGACAAAACTCAAACCCAGAGCGTTCTTCTCCTAAAACTGTGTCCTCCAGCAGCACTCCGGAACAGAAAAAGAGAGGGAAACCCCGTCCTGAAAGCCCCTTACAAACCCAAGAGAGGCCTAGTTCCTCTCCTAGCCCTAGTCCTAGCCCAGCTGGTACCCTACGCAGGAACAGGATAAAGTCTCAAGTAGAGAGTTCTCCACCTTTGGCTGAGGAGATTACGACCACCTCAATATCAGCTCAACCCTTACTGGAACTACCTGATCCAGTACCAGAGGCTTCAACTGTCCCTGACGAGGAGTCCCCTATCCCTCCCAGTGGCTCCTACAAATGGGATCCGGATAACTTTGAAGATATTAACCCATTCAGTACGGGAGGCAGTAAGATTGCCAACTCGCCAGTCTTGGGCAGGAAGGCTGACTTTACATCAGTTCCAGACACCTCTGCTGCTCTGGAACAGCCCCAAGCCCCTTCCCCTCCTAAAGCGCAACCCCCAAACGTTGAGGAACAGCCAATCCCCAATCGTCAACCAGTCAGACTGGAGTTTGACTATTCAGAGGACAGTGGAGAGGCACCACGCAGTACTCCTCCTCCCAAAAACCTGGGCAAGAAACCAGGTGCAAAGATGCCCATCCGAAAGCCTAAACTAGGGATAAAGAAGGCCCCTCCACCCCAAATGGAGCAGCTAGACAATGCACCTCTCCCAGCACTTTCAGTTGACAATGACGATATCCCAATCCCCAAGGCATCATACAACTTTGACCCCAGCAAGTGGGAAGACCCTAATTTTAATCCATTTTCTTCAAACACTGGTATCCCCAATTCTCCAGGTCTTTCTAAAGGATCCTACAGCTTTGAATCAGACTCCTTTGATGACTCGATCAGTCCCTTCAAATCATCCAGCAAGATTGGGAACTCTCCCCCAAAAGGTGCCTCTTTTGACCAGACCAGCAATGATAATGAAAACGACAACGATCACATTGTTGAGCTGGGGGATCACAACCAGAACAAACCTGCCAAAACCAAGAAGAAGCCTCTCAAATC TAACACTTTTAGAGTGAAGAAGTCTCCAAAGAGGACTCAGATTCCTGATCCGCCAGCACAA TGTTGTCCTGTGTGTTCTCCACTCTCGCCCACCActtcacacacacatcatcaccTGCAGGAGCACTCGCCCGATGCAGATCCCGACCCTTCCCAAGATCATGCCACAGATGAGGAGAAACTGGCCTCCTCCACCAATCAGAAATGGACTAGACATGATGTGGAGGTGGAGCTGACCTCTGGCCCCCAAGATTTCCCACAGCCGACCGACTTCACAGCTTTTGTCAATGAGAATAGTTTGCCCGCACAGAGTGATG TTACAGACTATGAGATTGAGTACATGGAGAAGATTGGCTCTTCTGCACCT ccTCCCTCTGGGAAGAAACCATCACTTTATCTGAAACTTGACTCCGTGACAGAAAGTACAAAGAGCACCTCCAATATGAATGATTCAGAGCCCAACTCCCCCTGCACTGG GAGCTTTGAGGAGATGGAGGCTCAGATTTCGCAGGGTAAATCCCCAGTGCTGCCACCACGTGGCACTCGTGATCCTATGGCTTCAGACAAAAGCAGAAAGAGGGACAGTCAGTCTCAGAGTCGAACGCAGAGCAATGAGAGAGATGGAGCG TCCCCTATCCAGGGCCCCATGGACCCCTCAGATCTGCCTCTCTTAGACAGGCTGTCTGATTCACCTGCCCCTCTCAGCTACCTGGAGCCTGATTTGGCAGAGACCAACCCCACTGCCTTCGCCCAAAAACTGCAG